The genome window TTAATTTTACTTGATAACGGTGATGATTGTAGAAGTAGATATATTGATCAATTGAAGTGACTAGTTCCTCATAGCTTCGGAAGATTTGTCCATAGTAGGCCTCGTCCTTATAGTGGCTCCAGAAACTTTCCATCGGGGCATTATCAATGCACTTCCCGACGCGGGACATACTGCGACTGATACCATGCTCGGCCGTCAAACGAGCAAACTCCTTGGAAGTGTATTGGAAACCACGATCACTATGAAGTAATGGTTTGGCAGTCGGATAGAGTTTTAAAGCCTGTTCAAGCGTCTTCATTACCAATGGGTTGTCATTGCGCTGGCTAACGACATAACTAATAATCTCGCCGTTGTATAAGTCCTTAACAGCACTGAGATAGGCTTTTTGACCATTACCATAAGTCAGATATGTTACATCAGTTACCCACTTTTCATTTAACCGTTTAGCTGTGAAATCGCGGTTAAGGAGGTTCGGCTCATAGCTTTGTCCACGAGCGATTGTGCAGCTGTGACGAGGACGACGAATCACCGCCCGCAGGTTCATTTCAACGAGAAGTCGCCGAATGCGCTTGTGGTTGTAGTGGCAGTTATAGCGGCGATTAATGAGCATCGTTAGTCTGCGGTAGCCCCAGGTACCCTTCATTTCCCAATAGGCCTGTCTGAGCCGCGCTTTTAGTTGCTTATTGACTGCTTCTTTAGTAGGAAGTGGTCGGGAAAGCCAGCGATAGTAAGCTGATCGTGAGACCTGGGCAAGAGCACAAAGTCGCTTGACTAATTGCCCTGGAAAAGCCTGACAAGTAGCCTGAATGGCCTGATATCGCATCAGATGACTACGATTATTTACTTCTTGTCTTCGTCCTCCAGGGCACTTAATTTTTTTAGGAAGAAGTTTTCCGCGGCGAGGTCTTGATTGCGGGCTTCTAGTTCCTTAATCCGCCGTTCCAATTGTTCTTCTTTACTTAACTTAGCCAAAGCCGGTTTTTGCATTTGATGTCCGCGATGATCAACGAGTGCTTTTCGACCGTCACGTTCATATTTCCGAACCCAGCTATAAACCTGGCTGTAAGAAACACCATACTTCCTCACCGCTGTTTGGTAGTCCTTATCATTGGCAAGCGTGAAGTGGACAATTTCCAGCCGTTGATCGTAAGTAGTTTTCCGCGGTGTTTTCATCTTGGTAGAACCTCCCGTAATCTTCTTCAAGGTTTTACCGTTAGTATACTGGTTCACCCAACGCATGAGAAGACTACGACTGGAGATATTATACTTACGACAGCACTCTAGTTGCGAGTAATGATTGTCCAGATAATCCAGGACCGCCGCTCGCTTGAGGTCAGTAGGATAACGGCGACAAGTGTGTGACTCCTTTAAGCCCGCCACCCCATTATTCTGGTAGTTAACGATCCACCTTCTTAAAGTTGTCCTGGCAATTCCCAGTTCTCGGGCCACCCCGCTTAAAGAGTGCTTTCTCTCCAGAACCTTTACCACGGCTACTAGCCGCTGATTTAGAGTATGATTACTAGTTCGATTGGACATAAAAACTCCCCCTAGAGTTAGATACAGAATTTTGTATAATTCCGTGTCTACTCTAAAGGGAGCATATCAGTTTGCCGAGCTCTGGAGCCCATTTTGCTTTCGAAAGACTGGGTGTGTGCCGTCACGCACCTAGCCATTATTAATTCATCATTTTGAGATTACTTCTTGTCCTTCTTATCCTTGGCAGGATTTTGACTATTGATTCCCTTTTGGGAGTGTACCGGCCGGGCAAAAATCATCCGCCCCGCATCCGTCTGGAGGGCGCTGGTGACCTCGACCTCAATCGGTTGGTTCATGAAGTAACGGCCATCCTCAACTACGACCATCGTGCCATCATCCAGGTAGGCAACCCCCTGCTGGCGTTCCGTCCCCTTCTTGACCACGACCACGTTGAGCTTTTCGCCTGGAATGACCCGTGGACGCAGCGACTTTGCCAGGTTATTGATGTTTAAGACATCAACGTTTTGGAACTGGATGACCTTGTTGAGGTTGTAGTCGTTAGTGACGATCGCCCCGTTGACCTTCTTGGCGAGGGCAATCAGCTTACTATCGACTTCCGGAATATCCTCAAAATCACCGTCGTACATCTCGATTGGAACGATTTTTTCCTTGCGCAGCTTATTCAAAATATCTAAGCCCCGCCGACCGCGGACCCGCTTGATGCTTTCGCCCGAGTCAGCAATGTATTGCAGCTCGTAGAGGACGAAATTCGGCACCAGTAGGGTTCCTTCTAAGAAGCCGGTCTTGACCAGGTCGTAGATCCGCCCATCAATCAGGATATTAGTGTCCAAAATCTTGTAATGGTGATAGTTGGCGTCCTGTTGCTTGATGACCTCATGCTGGCCCCCAGCGTCCTTATTGCGGCGCAGGGTTGCCAGGTTTTTCCAATCATCCAACCGTGAGGTCCCAATCTTGAAACCGTAGTAACTGAAGACAATCATCAGCAGAATCGGCAAAACATTGTTGATTACCGGAATCCGGGTCCGCCAGAGGGGAATTGAAATTAGGACGGCCAGCACAAGGCCCAGGATCGTGAGCAGGGCCCCAAAGAAGATATAAATCGGGCTCTTGCTGGTCAGGTCATGCTCCACCTGGTGAATCACGTTCAGGGTTGGCTTCATGAGTGCTAAGGATAATAACCAAAAAATAATAGCACCGATGGCAACATCCATGAAGAACAAAAGCGAACGGTCAAGTTGCCAGTTAAAAACATCCCAGAGCAGTGGCAGGTAGTAAAAACCAACCGTTGCCCCAAGCAATATATAAATCAAGCGAATTATTCGTTTCAGCATTAATTGCATCCCTCCTTAAAATTAACCTAGCCGAGGGCCAGCCGGAGTGCTTCACGTAAAGTCGTAACCCCGACGACCTCAATCCCGGTTGGTGGTGTCCACCCCTTTAAGTTGTTCTTGGGGATGAAGATTCGTTCAAAGCCGAGCTTCTGCGCCTCAGCGACCCGCTGTTCAATCCGGTTCACCCGGCGAATTTCACCGGTCAAACCGACTTCGCCAACGAAGGCGTCGGCGGGACGTGTCCCCTTATCCCGGTAGCTGGAAGCAATGCTGACCGCGATTGCCAGGTCGATTGCCGGTTCATCCAGCTTGACACCGCCCGCTGCTTTGAGGTAGGCATCCTGATTTTGCAGCATCAGGTTGGCTCGCTTTTCCAAGACGGCCATTATCAATGATACTCTGTTTCGACTTAAACCGGTAGCAGTTCGCTGCGCATTCCCGTAGACCGTGGGAGTCACCAGGGCTTGAATTTCTACCAGAATGGGCCGCGTCCCCTCCAGGGAAACCACTACGGAAGAACCGGTGGCATCACGAAGTCGTTCCTCAAGAAAAATCTCTGAGGGGTTCTTGACCTCACTGAGGCCGTTGGTGTGCATTTCAAAAATCCCCAGTTCATTGGTCGAGCCAAAACGGTTCTTGACCGAGCGGAGGATCCGGTAAGTATGGTGGAGGTCCCCTTCAAAGTAGAGCACTGTGTCCACCATGTGCTCCAGAATCTTCGGCCCGGCTAGGGCACCGCCTTTGGTCACGTGGCCCACGACGAAAACCGTAATGTTATTGCTCTTGGCAATTTGCATCAACTGGGCAGTAACTTCCCGAATTTGAGAAACACTACCGATTGCTGAACTGACGTCCGTTGCCTGCATTGTTTGGACAGAGTCAATCACTACGTATTCGGGCTTGAGGTCACGGATCGTTTCCTTAATACTATCCATATTGGTTTCCGGGTAAACATAAAATTCATCCCCGGACACGCCGAGGCGTTCTGCCCGCATCTTAATCTGGGTGCCGCTTTCCTCTCCTGAAACATACAGGACCCGGTGGTGTTCGTCACTGAGCTGGCCGGAAACCTGAAGAAGGAGGGTTGATTTCCCGATACCGGGATCCCCACCAATCAGGATTAGGGAGCCAGGAACGATCCCACCACCGAGAACCCGGTTCAGCTCATTGAGCTTGGTCTTGACCCGGGGCGTTTCCTTACTATTAATTTCACTAATTTTTTGCGGCTTAGCAACCAACCCGGTCAGGGTCGTCGTTGCCCGCGTCGCCGCGGCCTTGCTTTCTGATTGAACTTGTTCTTCTACCAACGAGTTCCATTCCCCGCAGTTGGGGCACCGACCAAGGTAACGGCGGGAGCTATAACCGCAATTTTGACACACGTACTGTGTCCGTACCTTTGCCATTCCTTATTTCTCCTTACTTTTTCGTTGAACCAAAGCCACCTGTCCGCTGGGCCTGGGGGGCTGTTTCTTCATCGGCAAGCAGGTAGGGCAGGAAAATTCCCTGGCCAATCCGTTCGCCCTTCTTGATGTGGTAATCTTTCAAGCCAAAGTTAATTAATTGGAAGAAAATTTCTCCCTCGTTGCTCTCGTTGTCATAGTAGTCGGCATCAACAATCCCGATTCCGTTGGGCAGGATTAGCCGCCGCTTGAGAGGACCACTCGACCGGTTGGCTAACAGGAGAAACTCGTCCTTGCCCATGTAGGCCTTGATGCCAGTTGGGACCAGGTATGGTTTCAGGCACTTATCCGCCGCCTGAAAATCAGCGTCGCCCAGCTGCTTTTGCTGGTGAAGGGTCCACAGTGCTTTGAGAAAATTCCCCTTCCAGATTGACGGGAGGGTAAAATCTTCTGAGGCAGCAAAATCATACCCTGCGGCCTGAGCTGTCTGCCGCTGGGGGAGGGTTAGCCCCTGGTCCTTCTTGGCCGTGACAATTTTAAATCCACGTTTCACTTTCATTCACCTCGTTAACGTAATCAGTGCTTTTAATATTATAGGATAGATTAAAAGTGAATGGTATTGCTTAGCTTGACTTTTCAGCTGACTTTATTGAAAATTAAAGTTGATTGGATGTGATTAAGATGCAATTTCAAGTTGAAGATCACCGGATTGTTGCCAGCGACCCTGGTCAGCCGTTGATTGGCGAAATCAGTTTCCCCGCCGTCAGCGACGACCGGGTCGTGGTGGAGCGTGTGTTTGTCCACCCTGATTACCAGGGCCAAGGCATCGCTGCCCGGCTGGTCCAACACTTTGTGGACTACGCCAAGGAACAGCACTGGACCGTCAAGTTAATGTGTCCTTACGCTAAGGCCCAGTTTAAGCAGCATCTGGAATACCAAGAACTGCTATTGCCAAAAGATCGGATCAATCTCAACTAGGAGGATGAAAATGAATCAAGACGAATTAAAAGCACAAACGGGACGGGAATCTGTCAAGTACATTAAGTCCGGCATGATCGTCGGCCTGGGAACGGGCTCCACGGTCCGCTACATGGTCGATGAACTCGGTAAGCAGGTCCAGGAAGGCAAGCTCACCGACATCATCGGGGTTACGACCTCCACCCGGACGGCTAAACAGGCCCGGGACCTGGGAATTACCATCAAGGATATTGACGACGTTGACCACATCGACCTGTGCATTGACGGAGCCGACGAGGTCAGCGACGACTTCCAGGGAATCAAGGGTGGCGGTGGCGCCCTCCTCTGGGAAAAGATCGTTGCCAATGCCTCCAACAAGATCATTTGGATCGTTGACGAAAGCAAGCTGGTCCACAAGCTCGGCAAGTTCCCGTTGCCAGTCGAAGTCATCCCCTTTGGCGCTCAACTGGTCTTCAACCGGCTGGAAAAGAAGGACTACAAGCCAAGCTGGCGGATGGACGGTGACCACAAGTTCCTGACTGACGAGAAGAACTACATCATCGACCTCCACCTGGAAGAAATTGACCACCCGGTAGAACTGGCCGACGAACTGATCCACATGGTCGGGCTCGTTGAAACCGGTCTCTTCCTCAACCGGGTCAACGACGTCATCGTCGGCACCCAGAATGGTCCGAAAATTTTGCACGCCCGGTAACGGATATTTAGATAAGAGGCTGGGAACTAACCCAACCTTTTAATATTTTAAAGCTAGTAATGCCTCAACGCAGTAGCTGGCTGGTAGTTCAAGCGCTGATAAATCAGCATTTGAGCTACCCCAAATAGGCTTGCTGCGCGGCGTATCCATCCTTGCGGGGGTGGGACTACGAACTAGACAAGCTAGTTCTGTCCCACTCCCTGTTCGTTTTGTTTTATAATAAAGTTTAAGTAATGCTAAGGAGGATTTTTAATGAGTTTTTCCATTTCTAACGAAGACATCGCTAATTTCCGGGCCGACTACAACAGCCGGCGGGACAGTCGCGTCTTAGAGCGCACCGTCACCAAAAACGGGGTCCGCAATGCCAGCTTTGATTGGCACTCCATTGCTGACGACACCCCGCACTTTTCGATTGACCTCAAGACGGGAGACGTAGCTGACCAAAAGCAATCCGGCCGCTGCTGGATGTTCGCCGCCCTCAACACCATGCGTCACGAGATGCAGCAGAAGTTCAACCTGCCCGACAACTTTGAGCTCTCCCAGGCCTACCAATTCTTCTGGGACAAGTTTGAAAAGGCCAACTACTTCTACGAAAACGTTATTCGGACGGCCAACAAGCCCACCGATAGCCGGAAGGTAGCCTGGCTGATGGCTGCACCGCAAAGCGATGGTGGACAATGGGATATGCTTTGTGCCCTAATCAGCAAGTACGGGGTGATGCCAAAGGCCGCCATGCCAGAATCATTCAACTCCAGCAACTCCCGGGGAATCAACGACGTCTTAAACAACAAGCTCCGCCACGACGCCGTCATCTTGCGGGGGATGATCAACAACGACCACGCCAGCAAAGACGAATTAAACGCTACCCGGCAGAAGATGCTCAACGAGGTCTACCGGATGCTGGCCTACACTTTTGGCGAACCAGTCCAACACTTTGACTTCGAATACCGGACCAAGAAGGACAATGAATACCACCGCGATGCCAACATCACGCCACAGGAATTCTTTAAGAAGTACGTCGGCTGGAACCTGGACGACTACGTATCAATCATCCAGGCCCCAACCGCGGACAAGAAGTACCACCAGACCTACACCATTGATATGCTGGGGAACGTGGTCGGGGGCCGCCAGATCAAGCACCTCAACCTGCCAATGGACGAATTCAAGCAGCTGGCGATTGACCAGTTAAAGGCCGGTGAAAGCGTTTGGTTCGGTTCCGATGTCGTTAAGTACTCCGAAACCAAGCTCGGAATCATGGCCCTCAACACCTACAAGTACGACGAACTCTTCGACGTGGACCTCGACATGACCAAGGCCGAAATGCTTGATTACGGTCAGAGCATGATGGACCACGCAATGGTCTTGACCGGGGTTGATATTGTGGACGGCAAACCAACCAAGTGGAAGGTCGAAAACTCCTGGGGCAATAAGGTCGGTCACAAGGGCTACTTCGTCATGAGCAACGAGTGGATGGACCAGTACTGCTTCCAGGTTGTCATCAACAAGAAGTACCTGTCTGACAAGCTACTGAAGGAACAGGCGCAAGACCCAATCGTTCTCAAGCCATGGGACCCAATGGGAACGCTGGCCTAAGAAAATAAATTTAATGGATAGCAAAAGGTCGTAACTGGACGAAATTTCGTCCGGCTACGACCTTTTTACTTACTTCACTTTTTTATCCAAGAATTCCAGAACGGTCTGGTAGATTCGTTCGCTCCAGAAATCCTTTTCGTGGTTGGCACCCTTTACCCGGTAAGCGGCAACATCATAGCCGTCCGCTTCCAGCTTATCGTACATCTTGACCATTTGCTGGTAAGGGACGACCTTGTCAGCATCGCCGTGAAAGAGAAGGAATGGCGGGTAATCCTGTCCCGGTTTGACTTGGTCGAGCGGGCTCATATCCTTAGCGATTTCCGGCCACTTCTTGCGATCCATCCCCAGCAAGCAGAACTTGAGCAGTTCGCTGCCCGGGACCGCCGCCGTGTAGTCGAAGGTGTCGAGCACGTCCATCGGGGCAAAGCAGCTGACGACCGCGTTGACCCGGTCAGACTCGGTCCGATAGAGGTGACCAGCATAACGGGGATCATCACCGGTCAGGCCGACCAGCATTGCCGCGTTGGCACCGGAGGACGTCCCCCAAATCGCTACCCGGTCGGGATCAATCGCAAACTTAACTGCTCGCCGCCGCAGGTAGCGGATGGCCGTCTTAACGTCCTCCAGGAAGGCCGGGAACGGGTAGCCATCGAGGGTATTCCGGTGTTGAACTGTCGCCACGACATAGCCCGCCTTAACAAACTGAACCAGCTGGGGAATCTGTTCCCCCATCTTGCCAACCCGCCAGGAGCTACCCTGGACAAAGACGATCAGCGGCCGGGGCGCAGGATGGTACTTGAGGGGGAAGCGCTGGGTCCAGGGCTCCAGAATCGCCATTTTAAGCGGCCGCCCATCCACCGCCGCGTAAGTAACGTTGTCAATCAGGCGTACCTGTCCTGTCAGCTCTGGATTATTTTCAATCTCATGAATTACCATCTTATTCGTCCTCCGTCGTGATAAAGGTCTTCTTAACTACGTGCAGGTGCTCATCGAACCGGTACCAGATTGGCTTGCCATTTGGTACTTCAACCTGGTCAATCTCATCGTCTGGAATTTTATCCAGGTATTTAATCAGGGCCCGCAACGAACTCCCATGGGCTACGATCAGTTGGTTTTTGCCGTCCAGGAGCCGGGGAGCCACCTGGTCTTGCCAAAACGGTAGCAAGCGCCGCTGGGTCATCGCCAGGCTTTCGCTCAACGGCATCTGTACTCCAAGCCGGTCATAACGGCGGTCATGCTGGTGGTGAGCCAGTTTCGGCGGTACTTCGGTATAACCTCGCCGCCAGCGGTGCAGCTGGTCAGCACCGACTTCCGCCTTCACAACAGCTTTATTACGCCCGGACAAGGCGCCATAGTGGCGTTCGTTCAAGCGCCAGGTCTTGTGGACCGGAATATATAACTGGTCAATTTCACCCAAAATAATATTAGTCGTGACAATCGCCCGGGCCATGTAGGACGTGTTGGCATCGGCGAATTGAATGCCGGTCCGCTTGAGTGCCTTGCCGACCGCGACGCCCTGCTCAATTCCCTTCGGTGTCAGCGGGACATCCGTCCAACCGGTGAAAATGTTATCCCGGTTGGCCTGGCTCTGACCATGACGAACGATTACTAAGTCTACCATCTTCATTCTCGCACTCCCTTTACCTTTTCAATAATAGCGTACTTTCGTTGCCTTTACCAAGAAATCCTACAGGAAGGTCTTGATGATTACCATTAGGATTGGAATCACAATCACACTTAAAACCGTCGTTTCCGTCACCATGATGGCGGCGTAGCTATCGTCAGCGTGGTAGAGTTTCGAAACAACCGGGGCGTTAGTCATTACTGGCATCGCAGCCTGGAGAATAAAGACCTGCTTCATCAGCGGCGACATTGAACTCGGCAATACCAACAGGGCCATCAACGCGGGTGCAAAGAGGAAGCGACCCAGCAAAATCCCCCAGGCGTCCCGGGAAAGCCGCATCCGGCTGAGGCCGGCGTTGGAAATCGCAATCCCGATAAAGATCATCGACATTGGAATCGTCAGGGCGCCGATGTAAGAGAGGTCACTCATGATAAACTTCGGCAGGCTGACGTGGAGCATTACTAAAATGACCCCCAGGATAAAGCCCAGCAGTGGCGGTGAAAAAATCTTCTTGATGGCCGTGAGTGGGTCGATCTTGGCCTCGTGCAAACCGTCTTTTTGAATCAGCCAGACACCAAGCGTCCAGAAGAAGGTCGTGTTCGCCATGTAGTAGACGAGAACGTACGGGATTGATGAGTTGCCGAATAGGGCAAGGTTGATGGGCAGGCCGATAAAGACGGTATTGGAATTAAAAAACATCGACGAAAAGAGACCAATGTGGGCGCGCTTGATGCCAATTGCCCGTGCCACCGCAAAGGAAAGGGCAAAGAGAATCAGCATGGAAATCACCGGATAGCGAAGGTCCGGTAGCAGGGTCTTCAACTGCTCCGCCGAAAAGTCGTGCATGATCGTGGTCACCATGTAGCACGGAAGCGAGATTTGGGTGACAAGCCGGGAAATAACTCGGGGCGATTGTTCGTTAAACCAGCCGCGCTCGTTCAGCACGAAGCCGACGACGACCATTATTAGGATAATCAGGACACCGGAGACGGCGGACAGGAAGATGGAGATCATTTTTTCATCTGCTTTCACTCATAAGATACCGTTATTGTACACCCCGAAAGCGATTCCACGTTGGCGGATTTTGCGACAATTTGGGTAAAACGGTTCAAATTCATTCAGCAGCCTAATACTAATTAGCTTATAATAGTAATAATTGTGTTAACTACTAAAGTAAAATGTGAGATGGATAATGAAAGTAAAATGCAAAAAGGTGCTTAATTGGGCCCTGCCTTACCTGGCAATTGCCACGATAATCTACATCATTATGTACCCCCAGCTGATTTCTCACGGGGTTATTCTCGGTACTGACTCAATTTTCCACTTCAACCGTTTCTACGATACTGCCAAGCAAATTCAGCAGGGCAACTGGAGCTATTTTCAAAGTAATTTTTCCTTCCAGCAAAGTGGCCGGGTAATCAATGCCGTCTATGGTCCCCTCTTTGCCTACCTTAACGGGATCCTCCTCGGCCTGCTGGGCACCTGGTTCCGCTACCAGGTCATCTCGAGCTTCCTCGTCTATTTCATCGGTGGCGTGGGCATGTACCAGCTGGCAATTAAGGTCAAGGCCAGTCGGCGGATTGCCCTCCTTGTCAGCATGATTTTTCTCTGCCTCGGTTGGCTACCCCGCTGGGAACTGGCGCAGAACATGAATGCCTGGGGGGCGGCGCTTGCACCATACATGATCATGCTGGGCATTACCATGCTCCAAGATCGAGCACGCCCTGTCCACTGGCTGCCACTAATGAGCCTGATGACCATTATTGTTCAGATTCACCTCCTTAGTTCGCTTTTCTTCACGCTTACCCTCGTGCCCTTCTTCGTGATTGGACTAATCCGAACGAACCACCGGGGACAGATGCTGGCGGCGACCCTCAAGGCGATCGCGGGGACGATTGTCCTGACCGCCAACGTCTGGGGCGCCCTGCTGATGCTCAACCTCCACAACCACATTGCCAAGCCAGCACCATTTGACATGGTCGATAACGCCCTGAAGGCCTCCCGTTTTTCAAGCACCCGGGACTACCTGATCTATTTTTGCTGGCTCCTCTTCCTGCTCCAGCTACTGTACGTCCTCGCGACTTTCCGCCGGTCACTCGTCAACACCACGGTTACTATCATGGGGGCCGTAATCCTCTTTATCAGCTCGGTCTGGTTCCCCTGGTCAATGGTCCAGCACGCGCTGCCAGGCTTACAGACTACCCTGCAGTTTCCCAACCGCCTGACGGTAATCGCCTATCCCCTGCTACTGACGGGAGTCGCATGCAGCTGCCAGCAGCTCGTGATGGCGCCTAAAGCTGATAAACTCCGGCTCCGGGTCATCACGGGGCTGCTCCTCTTCGCCCTCTTCCAAGTGGCAATCCCCACCACCACCAGCGTTTTCCAACGCACCGCCATTTATGAGTCGGACGAAGTCTTGAATACTTCATCCGCCCTTGCCTGGGTAACGCCAAACGCAAAGAGCATTCGGCGTGCGGTTCATAATGACTATCCCGGGCAGCTCCTCCTCCGGGTGGAAAAGCGGGCCCCAGACTACCTGCCGATTCCAGAAAAATACCTGCATAAAAAATACGTGCGGTCTTACGCCTACCAGGACCAGATTATCGACCATTCGAAGGAGTTCAAGCACACGGTCCTGCCGGGCGGCCGACTCCAACTGACTTGGCGGGCCAACCATGCTGGACCCGTACGCTTGCCAATCGTGACCTACCAGGAATCCCGTTTAGTAGTCAACGGGCACCAGTTGCGCCACTACTCACGCTCTTGCGTCGGGGCACCGACCGTTGACCAGCGAAAAGGACGCAACACGGCAGTGCTCAGTTTCTATCAGGCGGGATGGTTTACCGTCCTCCTGGTCGTTTCCCTGACCGGCTTAACCGCCCTGAGTTTCTACGGCCTGTACAAACTGATTCGCTGGGTACCGCAAAAGTACCAGGAAATTATTAACCAGTAGCTAAACAGTAAAGGGGCTGTGACATAAATCCTATTACTTTAGGTAGATTGTAAAATTTAAGTTGAACATTTAAGTGGACAGAAAAACCCATAAAGGTCTTTAATGGTGTTACCACAACATTCCATTGAAAGAAGGACCTTTATGGGCACCACTATGTTATCATTTTCAGACCGCGTTGTCATCGAAACACTTCATAACGAAAAACGTTCCTTGCAGTATATCGCTAACTACTTAGGCTTTAGTAAGACCACTATCTTCAATGAGTTCCATCGTTTAGATGTTGCTTATCAGGCTCGCTTAGCCCAAGCTGACTTCGAAAAGAAGGTCACCCAACGAGGACGCAAATCTTCTCTAACTACTAATCTCAAACAACTGATTGAAGAGAAAATTAAGGTCCAGAAATGGTCAGCTGAACAGGTCGTGCATGTGTTTGGAATTGCCTATAAGTCAATCTACAATTGGATTGACCAAGGATTGCTTGACCTCCAGCTCAAGGACTTACCAGATCACGGTATCCGTAGACATCGGGCCAAAGAAAAGCGCGGTACCTTTAGCCACGGGCGCTCCGTAGAAGAACGGCCTGCTAGTGTTGACACCCGTCAGGAATTTGGCCATTTTGAAGCTGATACTGTTCTCTCTGGTAAGCGTAAGGGCCAAGCAGTCGCCACTTTCGTAGAACGAAAGAGTCGTCTTACCATCGTTAAACGCCTTAATGGTCGTGATAGTCAATCAATGAAGCAGGCAATTGT of Limosilactobacillus oris contains these proteins:
- a CDS encoding 2,3-bisphosphoglycerate-dependent phosphoglycerate mutase yields the protein MVDLVIVRHGQSQANRDNIFTGWTDVPLTPKGIEQGVAVGKALKRTGIQFADANTSYMARAIVTTNIILGEIDQLYIPVHKTWRLNERHYGALSGRNKAVVKAEVGADQLHRWRRGYTEVPPKLAHHQHDRRYDRLGVQMPLSESLAMTQRRLLPFWQDQVAPRLLDGKNQLIVAHGSSLRALIKYLDKIPDDEIDQVEVPNGKPIWYRFDEHLHVVKKTFITTEDE
- a CDS encoding AEC family transporter, whose translation is MISIFLSAVSGVLIILIMVVVGFVLNERGWFNEQSPRVISRLVTQISLPCYMVTTIMHDFSAEQLKTLLPDLRYPVISMLILFALSFAVARAIGIKRAHIGLFSSMFFNSNTVFIGLPINLALFGNSSIPYVLVYYMANTTFFWTLGVWLIQKDGLHEAKIDPLTAIKKIFSPPLLGFILGVILVMLHVSLPKFIMSDLSYIGALTIPMSMIFIGIAISNAGLSRMRLSRDAWGILLGRFLFAPALMALLVLPSSMSPLMKQVFILQAAMPVMTNAPVVSKLYHADDSYAAIMVTETTVLSVIVIPILMVIIKTFL